The following coding sequences lie in one Helicoverpa zea isolate HzStark_Cry1AcR chromosome 14, ilHelZeax1.1, whole genome shotgun sequence genomic window:
- the LOC124636676 gene encoding inhibin beta chain: protein YLDECPLCAGETLNGQRLIEFRLGAEAESEQGEGLAVASAELLVRAETSPRARRLRYTLWAFTVSGNDSAAISALAGAARRDPARRWQRLDVTAAARRWAAAGARAPLRLLLDCSGCGGRVRLRLGGGQAARPLLRLLLKPPPARRRRALDCDAAEHGRCCRQTYYVSFRALGWDDWIVAPEGYYANYCRGACAPFLNYHSQVVEAARLERAECCAPVRFSALSLIYFGADSNIIKRDLPEMVVEECDCP, encoded by the coding sequence TATCTAGACGAGTGTCCGTTATGTGCAGGTGAGACCCTGAACGGTCAGCGCCTGATCGAGTTCCGGCTGGGCGCGGAGGCGGAGTCGGAGCAAGGCGAGGGGCTGGCGGTGGCTTCGGCCGAGCTGCTGGTGCGCGCCGAGACGTcgccgcgcgcgcgccgcctgcgctaCACGCTGTGGGCCTTCACCGTGAGCGGCAACGACTCCGCCGCCATCAGCGCgctggcgggcgcggcgcggcgcgacCCGGCGCGGCGCTGGCAGCGCCTCGACGtgacggcggcggcgcggcgctgggcgGCGGCGGGGGCCCGCGCGCCGCTACGGCTGCTGCTGGACTGCAGCGGCTGCGGCGGGCGCGTGCGGCTGCGGCTGGGCGGCGGCCAGGCGGCGCGGCCGCTGCTGCGCCTGCTGCTCaagccgccgcccgcgcgccgccgccgcgcgctgGACTGCGACGCCGCCGAGCACGGCCGCTGCTGCCGCCAGACCTACTACGTGAGCTTCCGCGCGCTGGGCTGGGACGACTGGATCGTGGCGCCGGAGGGCTACTACGCCAACTACTGCCGCGGCGCCTGCGCCCCCTTCCTCAACTACCACTCGCAGGTGGTGGAGGCGGCGCGGCTGGAGCGAGCAGAGTGCTGCGCGCCCGTGCGCTTCTCGGCGCTGTCGCTCATCTACTTCGGCGCCGACTCCAACATCATCAAGCGCGACCTGCCCGAGATGGTGGTGGAGGAGTGCGACTGCCCGTAG